tttaattaaattttgatataaatattaaaatcaaatataaagcATACTCACTAATATATGCTCCCACACATGTGCTtttatttaacatataatttttttttaaaaaaaggtgcAAATACCATTGAAAGAATGagcaatttttttattttctttaatctcCTTTTACAAGAAAAGCaagtaataacaacaataatgcTCTAACATGGAAGGAGGAGTCACTCCTCCTTCCCACAAGAAAAgaataatattctttttcttttttttcttcctcttctttttgctTTTTTCGCGATaacataaaatctaaaaattctaaaaataattaaataaaaaaaaattattctttcataGACTTTTCTTGACTATAACCATAATAGGAGAGATACCACCTAACGAATTTCCCCAACCCGGTTTGCAAATTGGTTGTCGGTTTATACCCGAGTTCCTTTTGGGCCAAACTAATATTCGCATGGGTAAACGGAACGTCGCCGTTTCCAGGCATATCCAATACATGTTTTTTAGCTTTTACTTTCAAATGCTTCTCTAACATTGCAACCATCATCGGTACCGTAACGGGCGAAGTATTACCCAAATTAAATATCCGAAACATAGCCGGGGCCCGTTTTTTCCCACCCGACCCGGTACTCTTCCCTGCTGTATCAAGTGACCCAACACACCCTTTCACAATATCATCTATGTACGTAAAATCACGTGCTAAATCAACTCGATTCTTACCTCGATAAATTGTTATTGATTTACCTTGTAAGATATTCCGGGTAAACGAAAAATAAGCCATATCGGGTCTTCCCCATGGTCCATAAACAGTAAAAAATCTCAACCCGGTTATTGATAACCCGTAAATGTGATTATAAGTATGTGTAATTTCTTCACCAGCTTTCTTCGTTGCTGCATATAACGAAGCGGGTTGATCCGTTCGATCCGATTCAGAAAACGGTACCTTTTCGTTTAACCCGTAAACTGAGCTCGAGCTTGCCCAAACAATGGCGGGTTGAGGATTTGCATTTTTACAAGCTTCGAGAAGAGTAACAAGCCCAGCGATATTACTATGAACATAAGATTTGGGATTTTCCATGGCGTAACGAACACCGGCCTGTGCAGCTAAATGCATTACATGCGTAAACGCTACGATATCGAATAGCTTTGATATCAGATGCACATCGTTAATATCTCCTTCAATGAGGTACACATTTTGCAAATTCAACAGATTTTTTCGAGCTTTTTTCAACGAAGGGTCATAGTAATTGTTGAAATTATCAATTCCGACGACACCGTCTCCACGTTTTTTCAATGCGATTGAAACGTGAGATCCGACGAAACCGGCGGCACCGGTGACGAGTACGGACATGCCGTTAACACGGTGGATTTGGGCGGAATCACGAACTTGTTTCTCCCAATGAAGACTACCCCATGTGGAGGAGAGATACCGGGTACCGGAGTTTATGAAGGATTGAAAACTCAAATACGACGCCGTTAAAGCTAATAAAAACAATGCCCATAAAAACATTGTACTTGTTGAAGCGAAACACCGGTGGAATTGCCGGTTGCCGGAGTAATACGTTTTGTCTTTGAATTTTCCTGGTGTTGATGGAATAAATTCTTCTTCTAATCctctcattttaattttttttttcaaatcgaagaaaataattttttcctcttttgaaaTAAGATAGAAGAAATTGTTACAATATTTAGATGTTATTGATATAAGATAAAAATGGTATTTAATATCTGCACAGAAATGGAGGATTATATATAGGACAGAGCATATACAAATAGAGCTTCGAATAAACGCGTGAACGCGTAAAAAGAAATGATGATTTTTGAAGAGAGAGAAAGGACAGCTAAATGGCACACAGTGTAAATTTAGGAAAGTGGAGAGGATAGAGAAAGAAAGGGATGggttaaaatagaaaatgtaaAAGATAATTAGTTATAagtttgtatatattttcttttttagtagATAGTAATTATATTGAGATTATTATATAcgtattagttattttattttctatgctCATTTCTTCGTTAATGAGAGGAATATTGAAAATGTTTCTGAATTTGCTGTATTTGTTTTTCAATCATTGACAATTTTGAGAACAAATTACTACTTGACTAACTAAACATAGACACATTATCGATCTGTCACATTACATAGTTAGTGATCTCAAATTTTTATAAGATGATGAAACTCTTAACTAGTTTTTGACaatagattttcaaatattctgaAATTCACCATATGTGTTGgctatattatttgaaaaatatatttcacttttttagaaaaatgtgatttatatccataagttttaaaaactatcaaaattaGCCATAAGTTTGTATTATAAGTCTATTCGATCTTCGTTGTAACAAATAACAAAGAGTGTCCATGATACTAGAGCAATGTGATAGTTTGGAGTGAATGGAACAAGCATTATTCCATATATCATCTTTGTCATCATTTTCGtcaacaatcatatcatcaatttcatattcaaaaatatttcataaccACTTTGGTGTTtacgtaaaaaaaattatgtaattaaatgCAAACACTACAATAGAGAGTGTTTTtgtaaaaagataaaagtttgatgtaaaattttaattttcaaaagatctcTGCCAAGTAACGACAAATTATATAGCCAAACACTATTTGTCAAATTTCTCCCTAAATATTGTTTGAAAAATCTATGATCAAACAGGTCCTTAATAAAAAGTTGACAGAGGTGTTGAAAATATCTATAAATCTGGTGAGGATTAAAGGGTGTATTTCATTTATGTTGcaaaaatcatgttgtactTAAGTACAGTCAGTCAAGTAATAGAGGGTATTTCTAAGATTGTTTAAGAATAAAACTACTAATTCACACTAAAATTAAGAGTGTTTCCAATAATTTTCTATTAACTTTATACACCAATAACTTACCTTCTAATTAactatcaaatataatattactTATAAGAAATTAAGTGCTTGCATGTATATAATTCATATCTAAGTCAATTACCAAATTACCCTTAATTCAATAATGTTTTACATTTCGGtggatttatttttttggaaattttaattaatatggaAAAAGATTAGAACATCTAGCACATGTGTGCATAATATATGAAACCAACATACTCGTGACACACTAAGACTTAAAAAAGtacaaatttcaattattttgataataaatttGTAGCAATGGAATTAAAAGTGTAGAATGTTTACTTAATAAGTAAATAATGTGTgattatttcatattattctccctaggaaagataATAATACAACTAAAGAGACATTACTATAGTTGGACCACGTTAGAAAGTTAGTGTACACttattcttataatttataaaaataaaataatattattaggACCCTAAGTTTGGTAAGTACATGCTTTAATTAAGCTAATTTTGCAGCTTGCACGtcgtaataaaatattttattgtaatttttcttgATAACTATGCTTAGAGATGGTTCTATGAAGGTCCCAACtagaataatttaaaaatgtgtAACAAATAGGTAGACTGTTAAGTGAGTTTTTATGTACCTCgattaatttaatatgatacctattattttttatcagtAATAAGTACCCGGTATCTCAACTAGCACTCCAAGCAagtatttaaaatcaatatcatcaatttatgaagtaaaatcaaaattattccTTCATCTTAGTTTATGTGACATTTTTCGTATTTCGAGATTTAAGCAAGTTTATTTTTACTGTagattttttatatatcttttaattattttgaattgtcaattattgcgacttataacaatttttatgtagtttacaaatatataaattttatttttaaaaagtgtgaAGATTTCACACAAagatttttgatcaaatttaatttatttaactttcaaaaaataaaaattatcacataaattaagacaGATAGAATATTAAATTCAACTCTTTGATGAGATGACTAACTTATATTGGCCATCCATTTGGATATTCTAGAGTGTTCCGTGGAACATTCAgtcttaattaatcaattaattaataaattataatttcgtTGTCATGTGAATAATCAATTTCTTCTATAATGAAGGATTGAGATCCCAATCTTCAATGGTTGGCATAGtatttatttaactaattaaataaaagaaagattaagcaTAAGCTAAGGTTGATCAATGTCATGAATTGAAATTAGTTAGGTATAGTGTCTTTTTGACCAATCCAGCACATTCTCTGTTACGATTGTCTAGGCAGAAGCTATTAAATTTAcgtaaatttaaaaataatacatattgaTCGATCGTTTAGTTTCTAGTAGagtattatataaaataacaacACTTAGCTAAAGAAAGAATATATAAACACAAACCTAAAGAAAGAATATATAAACACAAACCAAACTTATATTCATCTAttgatttaaacaaaatataatacaCAAGTGATGACAATACAAATTAACTAACACAAGGGACACATTAcgtactatatatatataggactTCATGCAgtctattctttattttttttttcatttcaaattaaagTAGTATAagctattatttattttttctaatgtaATATTTAGTTACCATTTCCTTCACCATAGCTACATGATATCCTTACGTATCTAGGACTATTAATTACCGGAACCGGAACCAGCTCTTGATCCAGCATATGAGCCTGCTTCTGAGCCTCCCTCACTTGATCCACCTCGATTACCAGAACCAGAACCAGCTCTTGATCCAGCATATGAGCCTGCTTCTGAACCTGCACCACCATTACCTGAGGAAGTTGAACCTGAGCTTGAGCTTGAACTagaacttgaacttgatcttgaccCTGAACCTGAACCTGCTCCTGCACCGGACCCTGAACCACTTCCACCTCCTAAGCCCAACCCTACCCCAGCACCGACACCCACTCCTACACCACCACCCAAATCTAGGCCCAAATCTTTACGTGCCACCCGACCCTCTGAGACCATAACAAGAGTTGACAAAACAAGCAAAGCAAGAAAGCCTAAAGCCTTAACCCTAGCCATACTTAAAACACTAATAAAAGTAGTAAAACTCAACAAAAGTCAAATATTATTCCTCTATTTAGCAAGTTTTGCTTGATTTCTTGTTGTGGTGAAACATGATAACTTGTAAAgctatttatagtttttgatGCTAGGGTTTCAATTTGGTTGGTAAACATGACAATTTAGTGGTAGTGGGGGACAATTGTGCATTATTAAAAATGGGCTAGACTAAAGTTTGTGGATGAGAAATTAAAATCATGCAATTTAAGAAagtgtttattattatttttttggactTGTCATATGATAACCCATGTTATGAAGAAATTGCATCGACCCACGTACTGGCCATTCCACTACCATAGTGGAATAGTTATAAAATACACTAATTATACATTTTTAAGGTGGACAATAATACAACACACAAAAAGAAGAGACATGTGAATAAGGAATTGATAGAAAAGAGACACGTATAACCACaaagaaattatcaaaaaacGGAGGCTTATTTAGGATTTCGGTTAAATAAACTtaatcaatttgattttttgattcTTAATATGaactattaaattttaaaagttatagaACCAACATGTATAATactattagttttaaatttaaatacacaaatttgatttgattacataaaataattatagtGCCTTAATGTCGCACACTTGAAAATTTTGTATTACTGGTGTTACTGAAAAAGACAAGATATATTTTAGATAGTCATCAccatattattatatgatactttgaacataatttaaatattcttttaaaaatatgacaCTACTATATATGATCTAAAAATGAGAGCATGAATTCACGTGAACCACGACATACgaaaacaacaataaatataatattagaacgtatgataattaattaaacatcaagatatatatataattctgtTTTTGCAACaaactaataaagaaatataaaaaaacaaactaataaAGAACTAgctaaactaataaaaaattatcaaaaacaaattaaacacTAAAGCTAACTTTTAAGAGTActaattttctccaaatttagGGAGGATTTCCTCGATTAAGTATTGAGCAGCCTTGTCATAAGTAGATTCACTTGGATG
This portion of the Solanum pennellii chromosome 12, SPENNV200 genome encodes:
- the LOC107005177 gene encoding UDP-glucuronate 4-epimerase 1-like, yielding MRGLEEEFIPSTPGKFKDKTYYSGNRQFHRCFASTSTMFLWALFLLALTASYLSFQSFINSGTRYLSSTWGSLHWEKQVRDSAQIHRVNGMSVLVTGAAGFVGSHVSIALKKRGDGVVGIDNFNNYYDPSLKKARKNLLNLQNVYLIEGDINDVHLISKLFDIVAFTHVMHLAAQAGVRYAMENPKSYVHSNIAGLVTLLEACKNANPQPAIVWASSSSVYGLNEKVPFSESDRTDQPASLYAATKKAGEEITHTYNHIYGLSITGLRFFTVYGPWGRPDMAYFSFTRNILQGKSITIYRGKNRVDLARDFTYIDDIVKGCVGSLDTAGKSTGSGGKKRAPAMFRIFNLGNTSPVTVPMMVAMLEKHLKVKAKKHVLDMPGNGDVPFTHANISLAQKELGYKPTTNLQTGLGKFVRWYLSYYGYSQEKSMKE
- the LOC107006641 gene encoding glycine-rich protein DOT1-like yields the protein MARVKALGFLALLVLSTLVMVSEGRVARKDLGLDLGGGVGVGVGAGVGLGLGGGSGSGSGAGAGSGSGSRSSSSSSSSSSSGSTSSGNGGAGSEAGSYAGSRAGSGSGNRGGSSEGGSEAGSYAGSRAGSGSGN